Part of the Bacillus sp. BGMRC 2118 genome, GGATCCTTTGCCGCCTGCTCTTGTTCTTCAACAGGTGCCTTGTCGAGTAACTGTGCAATCATCGTTGCCAGCATCTCTACGTGTGATATCTCTTCAGTTCCAATATCTAAAAGCATATCACGATATTTTTGTTCAGCGCGGCAGTTCCATCCTTGAAATAAATATTGCATCATAACCGAGATTTCCCCGTATTGTCCTCCTAACACCTCTTGCAACTTTTTCGCATAGACTGGATCAGGCTTGCTTGGCTTTGCTCTGTATTGTGTTTCTTTTACGTGGAAAAACATAAACAGCACCTCCAATATTTGTACTATTGTATCTTTCCTTTAATTCAATTGAATATTCTCTTGGTATGAATTACCCCTTTCATCAAATAATAATGGAAAACTCAATGAAAAGAGGAGATATACATAATGAATGTTACAGAATTATTAATTCGAATTGCAATATCCTTTCTAGTTTTGCTAACCCTAGCTAGAATTATGGGAAGACAAGAAATTAGGCAAATGACATTTTTTAACTTTGTCTCAGCAATATCTATCGGGACAATTGGTGGTTCTCTAGCAATTAGTCAAGATCTTAGTATTAGAAATGGTGTTATTGCCTTGGTTGCTTGGACAGTTTTTACACTAGCAATGGAATACATAGATCTGAAGTCAAATAAAGCAAGAATTTTAATAGAGGGTCAGCCTGTAATAGTTATTCAGAATGGACAAATTATGGAGAAGGCAATGAGAACAACGAGGTTAGATATTAATTCCTTAAATTCAATGTTACGTGACAAAAATGTTTTTTCTATGAAAGATGTTGAATACGCAATTTTTGAAACGGATGGAAAGTTATCTGTTATGAAGAAAGAAGATAAACAAGCATTGACAAAAGGCGATTATAAAATGCCTACAAAGACGAAGAGTATTGTTCCAATTGCCACTTCTGTCATTACTGACGGACGAATTAACAACCAAAATCTACAAAACGTAAACTTAAGTGAGAAATGGTTGGAAGAGGAATTAACTAAGATGGGCGTACAATCAGTTGAAGATGTGTTTTATGCAGAAATTCAACAAGATGGAACACTCTATATTGATAAACGAAATGACACGGTGCACTAAACGATTTTGTAATGTCTTGCTATGAACAATAACAATAGAAGGTTAGTAATGATCTCTTTGTCAGGATGGTCAAATGAAAAAAAGCAGAGTGTATTCATACATTCTGCTTCTCCTGTTTATAATTTAAAAGGTCCTCTTTTCATCACACCTTTTTTATCTTGATTAGTCATTTTTATTCTTCGTCTTGAATCTCACCATCACCAATTTCATCTTCACCTGGTGCATCATCACATGCTACAACTGAAGTTGCTAAAAAAGCAGCTAACATTACATACAATAATTTTTTCATTTTATTCTCCTCCTAAACTTTGTCATAGCTATAGTTTGCGTAAGAGTAACGTCTTTATTCTTCCGTTATTTTTTTTTCTTATTGATTGTAAAAATATATTATAATGAATACCATCAAAGTATAACGGTGCTCGAGTAAGGAGAGGAAATGTTGAGAGATAGATGGAAATGGATGATAAGTATATTGCTATTTGTCTTACTATTTAATGGAGCTGGAATTTTCCTTATTCAAGGCTTCGGGGATGAGACAGACATTGAGACAAGGAGTCTATTGTCTGTAGATAATATAAAGATAACCATAGAGAATGAAGGAAAATATCCTAATGAGCTTGTCGAAGCAGTACGCAATGAAATAGAAGATGGAACAAAATCAGTCCTTGAGGTATCAAGAGGATTATCAATACCGAATAAAGATATTAAAATAAGTCTTATACCTTCAAGTAAAGAGACAAGATTTCTTCCTGCATATTACAGTTCTGATCTCGTTGATCCTGAGTCAATCTGGTTAGAGGAATGGAATTTTGAAGAGATGATGCTATACAATTTGTTTCCTCAAACAGAAGATATGGTACCATTTACAACGATAGGACTGGGGCAATACTTATTTTACTTCCCTCATAAAGGTGAAATTTTTGATCCAAATGAAATGTGGATTGCTCACAAAAGTGAACAAGGAACATTGGCACTAAGTGAACTTCTATCACCACAGCTATTTAAAAGTACTGTTCTACATGAACAAGGGACTTATCCTGCAAACCCTAATGCTGAGGCACATTATTGGAAAATAGCCTCCTTTTCTTATTACTTAATTGAGGAATATGGAATGGAAGCATTTGTAGATTTATATGAATCTAGGAATATCGCAGTGGATGTTGAACACATTTACGGGAAGTCTTTTATTGCGTTAGAAACCGAATGGGAAAATAGGATTGCACAAATGGAGGAACATTCTACACCAAAAATGGTGCAGGACTTAAAGTATCATTATCAATATTTATATGAGTGATTGGGGAGAAGGTCTTGCTAAGTATAAAACTTGAAACATTATCAAAGAAATATATTTGGCTTTTACTCCTCGTCACAGTAGGAGCAGAGCTTGCATTATTCGGTTCAAGACATAGTTATTTCTTTGCTGACTTATACAATTTTATTATGATTGCATCCATTTTTGTTGCTGCACGTCTTCATCCAGTTCTCCAGGATCAGTCCAAACTGAAGCGTACTAAGAAACAAACCTTCTACTTGTTTGTAAAGGTATTTGTTATCTTCACTTCTGTAACGTTTATCATTGACTTACTTAGTAACTCATATCTTCAAGACTTCCACGAGGATTATGTAGAAGGTGTTACGGAGTATACGGAGAATTATTCATATTCTAGCGATTGGAATGGTGACTTTAGTGACGGAGCAGAAGGTGAAAGTGGGTTTTCATTTCTTAGTTGGCTTGATTCTGACGGGTATTCTTTTTTTACAGATATGCTTGCAGGGTTTGAGGAAGTATCGAGGCTAGCTTATATCCTTTTGGTCGTTGCTTTTATGAAGATGCTGTATCCTTCTAGATGGGAAGAAGGGCGAAGCTGGTTTTTCTGGTTATTTGGATTATTCATTAGTTCTTTTATGTTCGGAATTGGTCACACGTTATCCTCTGAGCAAACATTCGATGTATTTCTTGGGACGGTCGTGTATTATACAAATTTCGGGCTCGTACTAGGAATCCTATTATTATGGACTAGAAATTTATGGCTGCTTATTTTGGTTCATGCGCTGCACAATGTACTTACCAGCATATCCTGGTACTATGTTGAAGGTGCACATGTGATTTTTTATTTTATTATGCTTATCACGTTGATCACCATGTTCTTTATGGAAAAATATTTATTTACGACTGACGATCAAACGATCACCTTAAAAGAAGATGAACAGACATATGTATCAGACACTGGAGCGTAGACCTGAATATCAGGTCTTTTTTTTGTCCATTATCACTTAGGTGAATATTCTTCCCTGTCCGAATAAAATACCCGATGCTTGAGACAACCCTGTTTCTTTCTTATGGGAAGAACATCTTTTTACCTTATAAGAAAGGCTAGCGTGTAACCGTATTTTGACCAGCCGAATACGATGATAAGAGGGAATGTATTCCTATCATGGAAAAAGGTGTGTGATTCGGTTTGTCTTTTTTTCATTTCATCATGCTTTGCTTCGCTAGTTTTCGATTAACAAGATTAATTGTATTTGATGAGATCACTTCCTTCATACGCCATCCCTTCCACGACGAAGTAACGGAGACAGAAGAGGATGGAACGGTAAGTACGTATCTCGTGATGAAAGGAACAGGTATTAAAAGATGGTTTGGTGAGCTAATTAGTTGCTATTGGTGTACGGGTATCTGGTCATCAGCATTTTTGTATATCACATGGAATTTGTGGCCGACTATTATGGAACCGGTAATAATCATATTAGCCATTGCTGGCATAGCTGCGATTATTGAGACATTCACGTTACAATTTATAAATCAGGATTAGAGGTATGCGCCTTTTTTTTAGTTGAAATGAACGATTGAAAGGTTGTTTTCATAGAATGTATTACGTGAGATAAATAGATAGGAGGGAAGTAAAGTGAAGAAGAAAGATACCTCCGAAAAGAGTGAACAACAAAACACTACTCAAGCTGTTAAAAAGAAAAAAAGAGGTTGCGGCTGTGGACGCAAAAAAAGAAATGCTTAAGTAACCACAGTGTATGTTCTGTGGTGGTAAATAAAAATAGAGATTTGGTAATCTACCAATCTCTATTTTTATTTTACCATTAATTGTATAAAAATAATAGACTGTTTGTTCCAATTATTTCAAGATATACTATGTTTACTACATAGATATGAGGTGAAGACAAATGAAGCTTTTTA contains:
- a CDS encoding DUF421 domain-containing protein is translated as MNVTELLIRIAISFLVLLTLARIMGRQEIRQMTFFNFVSAISIGTIGGSLAISQDLSIRNGVIALVAWTVFTLAMEYIDLKSNKARILIEGQPVIVIQNGQIMEKAMRTTRLDINSLNSMLRDKNVFSMKDVEYAIFETDGKLSVMKKEDKQALTKGDYKMPTKTKSIVPIATSVITDGRINNQNLQNVNLSEKWLEEELTKMGVQSVEDVFYAEIQQDGTLYIDKRNDTVH
- a CDS encoding CPBP family intramembrane metalloprotease — its product is MLSIKLETLSKKYIWLLLLVTVGAELALFGSRHSYFFADLYNFIMIASIFVAARLHPVLQDQSKLKRTKKQTFYLFVKVFVIFTSVTFIIDLLSNSYLQDFHEDYVEGVTEYTENYSYSSDWNGDFSDGAEGESGFSFLSWLDSDGYSFFTDMLAGFEEVSRLAYILLVVAFMKMLYPSRWEEGRSWFFWLFGLFISSFMFGIGHTLSSEQTFDVFLGTVVYYTNFGLVLGILLLWTRNLWLLILVHALHNVLTSISWYYVEGAHVIFYFIMLITLITMFFMEKYLFTTDDQTITLKEDEQTYVSDTGA
- a CDS encoding DUF1360 domain-containing protein — translated: MLCFASFRLTRLIVFDEITSFIRHPFHDEVTETEEDGTVSTYLVMKGTGIKRWFGELISCYWCTGIWSSAFLYITWNLWPTIMEPVIIILAIAGIAAIIETFTLQFINQD